AACCTGGATCGCAACTGGGCCAGGAGGATGTTCAATATAGATCACGGCGTGTTCATTTCCGAGGTCCTCAGCGGATCTCCGGCCTGGCGGGCGGGTATCCGCGAGGGAGATATCCTGCTGAAGTTCGAGGGCTTCAGGATCATGAACACGACCCAGCTCAAAAACCTCATCAATGGTATGTCGCCCGAAAGCGAAGTAGAGGCTTCGCTTTTGCGCGCCGGCAAGATCGTTAAAGTGGAAATAGTCCTGGGGGCTTCAACAGTTACCGGCCAGAACTACAACAATCAATCTTATTCATCTCCGCCAGCGCGCGACAGCCTGCGAAGTAACAGGCCACGCTGACCGCTCTCGGTCTGCGATCTTCATTATACTCTGATCTTTTTAAACAACTTGTTGTTATTTAATGTATTGATAGTTGACAAATAAAATATATTTCGGATATATTACATCTTATGATTTAACAGGGTGACAGGGAATTTTAAACAAAATGGGTATGTGTCTATGTCCGAAACCAATCGCTATTTGATAAAGATCTCCGCCTGTCTGGCCGCGGCAAAGTTCAGACTGCTCAAACAGTTAATCAGCGAAGCGCTCGAAAATCGGGTGCCCCCGCAGAAAATTTATGAAGCCCTTTTGCAGGCTTATCTGTTTCTGGGATACCCCAAGGCCATTGAGGGTTTAAAGATATTGAGGGAGATCTGTGATAAGGACCAGAACTTCTCCCGTATCAACTTCTCGTTTCGGTACTGGTCGGAATGGAAGATTCGCGGTCGGGTGTTGTGCGAGAAAGTCTATGGCTCCAATTATCAAAAGCTGATGAACCGGATGAATGAAATCTCGCCCGAGATGGCGGAATGGATGATTGTCGAGGGTTACGGCAAAGTACTGGCACGCGGTGTCCTGCCCGGGGTGGTACGCGAACTCTGTTCGGTGGCGATTCTTCTGGTCAACTCGGATATCAACCAGCTTCATTCGCATATGCGCGGTGCCAAGAACCTCGGCGCTACCCGCGATGAAATCACCGAGGCGATGCAACTGGCGGCCGATTACTGCTCCAAGCAGAAACTGAACCGGGTCCAGAAACTGTTTAACATGATGTATAAAGAATGAGTGTATTGCAGAATTTTAAGACCCCGATAAGGGTCTTGGCCGCATTTTTACTTTTTGTCCTGCTGATCTATATTCTGATTACCCAGACTTCCCTCCCGGAGAAGCTTATCAATAAATATTTCCAGGCAATGCTGGGAAAAGATATAGGGCTGAAACTATCCATCGGAGACCTGGGCGGCTCCGTGATTTCTGATTTGACGTTCGATGATGTCTTCGTGGAGTATGAAATCGGCAGTACCATTTATCAGCTGGCTTTCATAGATTATATGAAAATAGAGTATTCACTCACTGATATATGGCGCAAGGAGTGGGTGATCCGAAAATTGCTTATCGACACGCTTGAGGCCAGCCTGCACGATGAAGCAGTAAGGCAGATAGCGGAAAGCACCGGGGGGGAGAGCGGTAAAGACAAAGGCGGTATCTCGTTCAATATTCGCCAGGTAGAATTACGCCATGGTTCTCTCAGGGAGTTACAGAGTGACAAGGATTACTACATCCAGAATCTCGATTTGTATTTAGGACTGGCGCGAAGAAATGATTCCATTGTGGTAGATATCGACACTGCAAGGGCGATATTCCCGCGTTTCGGGATGGAGCTCGACAGCCTGAAAGGTAAATACTCATATATTGACAACAGGCTTTTTGCCGACTCCGCTTTTATCTCCGCTCTTAATTCCAGGCTGTTTTTCGATGCTTCGCTTAAGGACTTCGATTCACTCAAATTCGATATGCTTGTGCATCGATCCAGCCTCGATCTGACCCGTATCGGCGCAGTCTTCGATGTTGATCTCGAGGGCAGTCTGAATGTGGACGGCGATCTTCATGGGCATAAGAAAAAAGTATCGGCCAACCTCATGCTCAATGGTGACCTGTTCGGCAAGCGATTCAAGGATATGCGCACCCAGATGGTCTACCATGACAGCAAATTGTATCTTGATCGCATCCGCGGTGGGGCGATAAATTCGAGCTTCGAGGGCAGTGGTATGCTTGACTTTGGAAACTCACCGAACCTGTACAGCTTCACCGGAAGAATGGAAAAATTCAATCTCAACAGCCTGGTTGAGAACTCATTCGAGACTTCCTTCAGTGGAAACCTAATTTTGGATGGACGCAGTTTTTCGTCCGATGATATGTCTTTGCAGGTCCGCATGAATCTGCAGGAAGGGTATTTCGATACATACCAGTTTGATTCAGCTTCTGGTGCGATCCAGATTTTTTATGATTCGCTCTTTTTCAGTAAGCCGCTGCACGTTTACTACGATAACGCCGACCTGACGGCCCGGGGCAAAATCGAATATTCGGGTCAAATTGATATCAGCGGGCAGGGCGAAATACCTGACATCAGGTTTCTGTCAAAGATGGTCAGCCTCCCGCAAATCGAGGGGAGCGGTAAGGGCTCATTCAGTTTTAACGGGCCTGTTGCTGATCCCGCCCTGAATGCTGACTTCAGCTCTGATTCTGTCACCGCGCTGGGATTTAAATCGGACAGCCTGGCTTTAAAACTCAGGTTATCCCGTTTTGCCAGCGCGCTCGAGGGCAGTCTGGAGATAATCGGGGGAAGCTATCATTTTGACCGCTTCGAGGGAGACTCCCTCTATACCGATGTGGTCTTTGATTCAAACCGTATAATCTTCGATACGTTAAACCTGTTTTCCCAGCGCGTCAACCTGCAGTCGCGCATGACCATGGAGTTTTCTGACAGCCTGACACAGATTACAGCCCCGGTGTTGAAACTGACAGTCGATACTTTCACTATCTCTGCTGAAAACCCGATCAGGTTCAGTATGGCGGATACGACCTGGAGCATCGACAACTTCGAGCTTCGTTCAGAAAACGGTTCGCTTTCGGCGCAGGGAAATTATTACGGTCCGGACAGCCTCGCCTTCAGCCTGACCTGCGACACTGTTAACCTTACGCCGGTGTTCGATTTCTATCTGCCCAGGCAGGGACTGGCGGGAACCGGGCGTTTCGAGGCCAGCCTCAAAGGCTCAATTTCTGCACCTCGATTCGACTTGAAAGGAGCGATCGATTCCGTTCGTTTCCAGGAACAGTATTACGGTCTGATGGACTTCGACATAGATTACAGCGATTCGACTTTGCATATCACAAGGCTCACTCTTGTAAGCGGTGAGAATTCGTCCTCGTTTTCCGGTACGATCCCGATCAACCTGGCATTTGAAGAAGTCGAAGAACGTATCATCGTTGATAGAGATATTAATATAGATATGGATGCTACCTCCACTCCTCTGTTCTTACTTCCAGTGGTTTTACCCGATGTCGAATGGGTTGAGGGTGAAAACAAGCTCGACATGATGCTCACCGGTCAGCCAAACAACCCCGAATTTTCGGGCAGTTTCAGGCTTCGCGACGGCCGGGTCAAGTTCTTCTATTTGCAGAATGTACTTGAAAAAGTCGATGCCGATGTCACGTTCTCAGGCCGTCAGTTGATTCTGGATTCGATTATCACCCGTGCAAAGACTGGCGGTCGAGCTGGATATGCAAGATTGACAGGAACTATTTCCCTCGAGCACCTCATGAAACCGGAACTTGATATCGAACTGGATGCCGGTAATTTCCCGTTTAAATATGACCTCGGCGATATCTCGGGTGAGATTGACGAGGCTTACCTGACGATCGAGGGCCAGGATACGATTTCAGTCCGGGGTGATGTTAAACTGCTCTCGTTTCGCTATGCCGAACCGCTTCAACCGGCGATCGAGGCAGAAGCTATTGCCGCCGCCGATACAGCCAATAAGTTAAACTACCATATTAACCTTACCGCACCCTCGAACTTGAAAGTAGTAAACAACGATTTTGACCTCGAGCTGGGCGGTGAATTGCGTATCTTCCGGGAAGGCGGTTCGATGAACTTCCTGGGCACGATGGAAACCATTCGGGGTAAATATTTTCTATTCAACCAGTCATTTACAGTCCTGCCGGGAGGAGAGATACGGTTCAACGATATCGATGAATTCAACCCGGAATTCCATATTCGTGTCGAAACCCGTATGACAGCGCAGGGTGAACGGCTGCGCGCCCAGTTTTTACTGACTGGCACATTGCGCGAACCACAACTGACAGCCACAGAAAATTCCGAAGTAGGCGACAACCAGTTTTTTGAATACATGTCATTTATGAGTACTGTCTCTGGCGGAGACACGACCAGCTCTCCGTTTACTGACAGGCTTCGACTGGGTGCTTCGGAGATGGCATTAAATAAAGTATCGCAGTATTTTGCCCGTAAAATCGGTGTCGAAACCCTGGAGATAAATCCATATTATGACGGCAGTGAACTGGACCTGGAATCATCTGAACTAAGAATCGGTTTTTATACCACCCCCAATTTGTATGTCTATGGTTCTACTCAGCTGGATTTTCGAGGCGCGGGTGAAGTTGGTTTTGAGTACCGATTCTCGAGGCATTTCTTTTTATCGGGGCAACGGGATGATCAGGACTTATATCATTTGAACATGAACCTGAACTGGGAGTTTTAGTGCGATTTCGTTTTGCGTGCATACTCACGTTAGTGCTTCTGGTATCGTATTTATCGGGCCTGCAAGCCTATGACCCCAAAGCACGCTGGTTATCGAAGAAGCCGATTGTGCAAAAGATAAATGTACACGGAAACGAGTATATACAAACCGGGCGCATCAAAGAAGAAATTGCGACCCAGGAGCAGGGCTTCTGGCAGAATATCGGCCTCAAGTCCAAAAATCGTCTGCGCAAGGACAGCCGAAATCTCGACGGCGCGGCTGTTAATTATCTGTATCGATCCCATGGTTACCTCGATGTCCAATACGAATTCGATTACAGCGTCGGTCAGGACAGCACCGCCATAGTTGATATATTTGTTGATGAGGGAGAACAGTATTATATTGACAGTATCGTGCTACCCGAAAATCTGGGCCGTAAAAAACAGCGAATTGAAAAATTAACTGACCAGCTCGATTCCGGAGATATCTACAATCCGTACAAAATCGACGCAGTCTCCGAAGCGATCAAGGGTGTCTACGCCAACCAGGGGCATCCCTACGCGAAGATCGATTTTGATCCTCGTGCGCGCGAGGGC
The window above is part of the Candidatus Zixiibacteriota bacterium genome. Proteins encoded here:
- a CDS encoding PDZ domain-containing protein — its product is NLDRNWARRMFNIDHGVFISEVLSGSPAWRAGIREGDILLKFEGFRIMNTTQLKNLINGMSPESEVEASLLRAGKIVKVEIVLGASTVTGQNYNNQSYSSPPARDSLRSNRPR